In one window of Helianthus annuus cultivar XRQ/B chromosome 17, HanXRQr2.0-SUNRISE, whole genome shotgun sequence DNA:
- the LOC118489190 gene encoding vacuolar iron transporter 1, whose product MASVGESDKYLLNRHKESHFTAGEIVRDVIIGVSDGLTVPFALAAGLSGANASSSIILTAGIAEVAAGAISMGLGGYLAAKSEADHYTRELQREQEEIDTIPDTEAAEVAEILAEYGVEPHEYGPVVNALRKNPKAWLDFMMKFELGLEKPDPKRALQSAFTIAVAYILGGLVPLFPYMIIPVAQKAVVASVIVTILALLIFGYAKGYFTGSKPVWSALQTALIGAIASAAAFGMAKAVQG is encoded by the exons ATGGCCAGCGTCGGTGAATCAGACAAATATCTACTCAACCGCCACAAGGAGAGCCACTTTACAGCCGGTGAAATCGTCCGTGACGTCATCATCGGCGTTTCTGACGGTCTTACGGTGCCGTTTGCTCTTGCAGCAGGACTTTCCGGTGCTAACGCTTCATCTTCTATCATTCTTACTGCCGGTATAGCGGAGGTTGCTGCCGGTGCGATTTCGATGGGACTCGGCGG GTATTTGGCTGCAAAAAGTGAAGCTGATCATTACACTAGAGAGCTACAAAGAGAACAAGAAGAAATTGATACCATACCTGATACAG AGGCGGCTGAAGTGGCGGAGATACTGGCGGAGTATGGGGTGGAGCCGCATGAGTACGGGCCGGTGGTGAATGCTCTCAGGAAGAACCCGAAAGCATGGCTTGATTTCATGATGAA ATTTGAACTTGGGCTCGAAAAGCCTGATCCAAAAAGAGCACTTCAAAGCGCGTTCACCATAGCAGTTGCATACATATTGGGTGGGTTGGTTCCACTTTTCCCTTACATGATCATCCCAGTGGCTCAAAAAGCCGTGGTTGCCTCGGTTATTGTCACCATTTTAGCGTTGTTGATCTTCGGATACGCCAAAGGCTACTTCACTGGTAGCAAACCAGTGTGGAGTGCCTTGCAAACAGCCCTAATTGGAGCCATAGCGTCCGCAGCTGCTTTTGGCATGGCTAAGGCTGTACAAGGGTAG